The window AGTCCTGTTTTCACACACAAACTAAGTTGATGGAGGTTCACTCTCAGCCCCTTTCCACATCCTTGAACCACACTTCATTTCCACACTCTCTCAACTCTTCTGCCATTTACGATCCTCCTTCTGAGAATCATCAATCCTCTTCCTCCGGCAACTCTCCGGTCATCGGTACTTCAGAAAGTGACGCCTTCGAAATGCCTTTCTCATCCGACGGCGACCCCTTACCGACCCAAATGGTCAACAGAGATGGTGGCGATGACCTGGGGCTCGCGGCATTGAAGCTGCAGAAAATGTACAGGAGCTACCGGACCCGACGACTGTTGGAGGATTCTGCTGATCCTCCTTCTGAGAATCATCAATCCTCTTCCTCCGGTGAGTCTCCGGTCATTGCTACTTCAGAAAGTGACGCCTTCGAAATGCCTTTCTCATCCGACGGCGACCCCTTACCGACCCAAATGATCAACAGAGATGGTGGCGATGACGTCAACACAGCACTGCAGCTCTCGGCAGTGAAGCTGCAGAAAGTGTACAGGAGCTACCGGACCCGACGACTGTTGGCGGATTCCGCCGTCGTAGCTGAAGAGCtctggtaaaagaaaaattgatttcaatttttactttctagttatgttttcttttttctaactgAAAATTAGTTcatagaaatttgaattttctgatggccgtgaattttttttttgaaggtGGCTTGCGTTAGACTACGCTAGATTGAATCACAGTAcgatttctttcttcaattacttGAAACCTGAAACGGCTGCTTCCCGCTGGAACCGAATCACTATGAATGCTTCGAAGGTGAGATTTGTGAGCTTTTTATTACTTCACATTTATGGATTTGGAAAGGGGTTCTGATGGAATAATTTGAAGTTGTTTTGGTAGGTGGGAAAAGGGTTGTCAAAGGATGCTAAAGCTCAGAAACTTGCTTTTCAGCATTGGATCGAAGCTGTAAGTGGAAGCTTAGTTGGAAAATCTCAAGAACAATATTGGGTTTTAATAtgttgctttttttctttttcctgtTCAGATTGATCCTAGACATAGATACGGGCATAGTTTGCATCTTTACTATGAAGAATGGTGTAAAGCTAAAGCTGGTCAGCCATTTTTCTACTGGTAACGGCTTTTGTTCTAATGTTTCATTCTGTAGGatctttgtctttcttttgatatttttctgaAATATTCCTGGGTTCTGAATGGtaactttgaaaagttttggGTTTCATATTCTATTTAGTTCTTAAACTTTTGCTAAGTATCATCATTTATTTTGATCCTCATGTTTCGTATGTTAATGATGGTTACATTTTGCACATGAATAAGTTTCCTACAAAAATTGCTGACACTTCGGTTTGGCTAGTTTGTTTGTATCTTACACACTCTTGCACTTGCTGGATACATATCAAACATTTATTACTGCAATTGATTTGTTAGAGACTAATTGTACAGAGTCAAAGTAGGTACAACAATTGTTAGACATGTACACTCGTTTAAGTATACTAAATGTAATAGACACAtgtgacaaaaataaaatttgagagcagatatatcaaaataatttttaaagcaTATAAATACCCAAACACATTAACATTTGAATTTCCATTATTGTATTAACCTGatgtgtatttttaaaattctatattttagaatataatgtGTCAGTCATGTATATTATATCCGTgttctatatatatgtttggCACATGGGGTGTTCTGATTATATAAAGTAGTCTTTGAGTATGTGTAACTTGTGTTTGGTCTGTGGGTTTTGTAAAGGTTTTtatgatgcaaaataaaagttggatTTCATAAGCCCAAGTTCATATCACATAGTTTTATGCAGCACAGGgatttcaaaaaccaaactcGACCTGCACTAAGTAAACTCATAGGTGCGCCGGCGAACACCTTTTAACTCTTAAGATTcttgttaaaagaaattcaagGAATAAAAGTCTTAAGAGGAGGTTTTTACAGTGGCTAGATATGTAAATCAACACATTTGATTTGAAAGTAGAAGATCATAGGATTTTAAACTAAAGTTTTATTCACTTATGGAATACGGTGGCTAGACATGTAAGCTTGCACATTTGATATGTTCAACtagaatttgatttgaaaattgatcGACTACCTAGAATTTGGATTCGAACTTTCTATCTTCTTGGCTTTCATCTCCTTGAAGTTGCAACTTTATTGACATAACTATTTGAAAACCTTGTCTTAATTGCTGTAACATGCATGAAAACTTACAAAACTTGCGGTGAATAATGTATGATTTTCATTCATGGTGCAAATAAATTACTGTTGAACTAGGCTCACTTTGATTTATCGTGATTTACTTCTACTGAACTTAAATTTACGTCTCATTGCCAAAGGGAGTTTCTTCAAATCCTCACAACTTATCTgaactttttttgttattcaaacATTGCAGGCTTGATgttggagaaggaaaagatgTTGACCTTAAAGAATGCCCAAGATCGAAACTCCGGCAGCAAACTATCAAGTATCTTGGACCTGTATGTCGCCTattgattaatatttgaagCAGTTTCAAGTCAAAACTCATTTTGACAGAAAATGATTTCGATTTTTGATGCACAGTCTATAAAGTTTCCAACCCAGTTTAAATTTCATCCTAACATGGTTTCTTTCATGGTGCCCTTTTCACTTATTAATATCAGCAAGAGCGAGAACACTATGAATACGTCGTTGTCGATGGGAAAATTGTCCATAAACAAAGTGGAACTTTCCTTGATACAAAGCGAGGACCAAAAGGAACGAAGTGGATATTTGTAATGAGCACTTTGAAGAGGCTTTATGCTGGTGAGGTAAGGATGCAACCTTGAAACATAGTCCTCATTGTTGTACTCTTCTAGTTCTACTTATTTAATTACCTAAGGCACAACTCCATTTCAACCGTAAACGGTAATACCAAAGTAACCGATTCACTGTCGTCATGtttcagaaaaagaaaggagcTTTCCACCACTCAAGTTTCTTGGCAGGAGGAGCCACATTGGCTGCTGGGAGGCTAGAGGTAGATGATGGAGTTCTCAAGGTATGTGTGACGATCAACTTttgattgaataaaaaaaaaattgattgaatcAAAGGCCGTTGGGGTTGGTAGTATTGGCTTAACTAGACCTTTTCGTTCTCTGATGGCTTTGATATCTTCAGGCCATCTCAGCATATAGTGGACATTACAAGCCTACCGATGACAATCTCGACATCTTCTTGAAGTTCCTTGAGGAAAACGGTGTGGTTCTTAAGGATGTCGAGGTACTTACAACTTCTATGAAACAGCAAAACAAGCTGACATACTACTCCTAGTTCTACATGATAAATGAAGTCATTTAAGTTCTGTTATGATCTCGTGGTCTTCAGGTAAATCGAGCAAATGACGATCTTGAAAGCTACGATGACTTAAAGTCGGTCGGAGGAGGTCAAATGAAGGCCGATTTCATGAACAAACTAGAAGCACTTGACATCAAAACAATTGAGGAAGTTGGGGGAGCTgatatttcttcaaaatcagCTCAGATCTCCCAAGCCGGAGGCAAAACAGAATACAAAAGGACATTATCTGGTGGCCTAAAGAGCCCAAAAGCTGACGTACCGGAGAAGGCGATATTGAAGAGAATTAACTCAAAGAAGACAGTAAACTCTTATCAGTTAGGCCATCAACTTTTACTCAAATGGACAACTGGAGCAGGTCCGAGAATCGGTTGTGTTGCCGACTACCCAGTTGAGCTACGAGTACAGGCATTGGAGCTTGTTAACCTATCTCCAAGGACTCCTCCTACTCCGCCGGATTGGAAGAGGATGGTAGCTTTCCCAACCCCAACGACCCCAACAGCAAAGGATATCTTCAATGCTGAtgatagttttaacttttgaaaattgttgtatCCTTGAATCATTCCACCTTGTGGTGCTATGTAGctatatataaacaatctACAATCAAGAACGTAATGCTTCAATCTTCATCATGTTCTGTCAACTGATCAATGTTAGTGTAAACTTATTGGAGCATCATCTTAGTATGTATAATTACAGctgcttcttcttttgagCAATAAATTCTTGTTTAGGATTTTTCTGAGGGTTTGTGTTTAAGTGTCTtcataagtttttctttcccttctttcAAGATGTGATGTGGGTGAAGATTCAAGCATCTTTATCTTTTGATTGATATGatcaaatgatttattttattttataggcATCATCCTACCGTCTACGTTCaaagtaattatatttatttgaaattttaaattatttcaacgtaatattgtaatttttaaaattcaaaaatatttttaagattaaaatattatttaatacatGTATTTTTAGAGTTTGTtcgtatttttaaatataacaaaatcaataaaaaatatataaaaaaatcatatccAGCACgcatagaataaaaaatttattatatttttgtacgAAGGtatatcttaataaaattagaagtttttctctaataaaatatttttgatcAATTTTCCTATTTACAAGAGTTTactgttttatatatatacacaaaaataaatattattggtagtaaaagaaattgttgagATGATTTATGGTGGTATAGTTGCCACGTTGCAAAGGTTGCAGCTTTAATCTCTTTGTTCATATAGCCACCACCCTTCTAAAAAGAAGCACTTTTGTAATCCAAAAcacaaatacatatatatattcacacaaatgcgaaaaagaaaaagtgatttttttataaaaaatttgtataagaaaatagaaagcCACGTGGATATTATATGGAGGAGCCACACACCGACGCTTTCAGTGAACCCATGGTTCGTAGCCTACAATTCTTGTACGGCGGAAATGCCACGTGTAACTATTATACGAGCGCTGAATCCATTACGTGGCTCTCACTGATTCATGGAGACGCGCAAGCTTTCACTCATCATCCACACGcgctctctttctctttcactCTCTCCATTCTTCTACTTCTCCTCTGCTATGGGTTCTCTTCCTCTTACTCTTATGGCGGCTTCTTCTTCCAAGTGCTCCGATGGGACCACTTCTTCTGGTTTgagttcttcttcttcttcttcttcctcttcttcctcttcttcctctatGTCCTCTTCTATGGCTAAGGCGGCGGATCAGATGGTTAAGGTTGAGATTGAGGCGGCGGAGGCTCTTGCTGGTTTGGCGGTTTTGGCTGTTAGAGAAACTGGAACTCAACCCTTCCAAACTAAATGGGGGAttaaagggaaagggaaacgAGCTAGGAAGGAGGTTAAGACCGAATCGCCTACTTCTGGCTTTGCCGACTCTTTGCCTGCTCGTGCGGATCTGGACCTTCGGATTGAGGTTATTCTctctactcttttttttcttctttctttcttttggtgtTGCTAGGTTTTTTATTGCATTttgttgaaattcaaaatgagGGGccggttttttattttgtgtttttagatggggaattaaaatttttacttgTCTCGTTTGTGGCATTGGAAATTGAGTAGGGGTGTTCTTAACTGAGCCGTCGGTAATTGAACGAGGAGGAATCACTCGTTTGGttatgttttttctaaattgggATGGCTTCTAAGGCAATACCATGGAATGCTGGCCTCTTTGGTTTCCATTCACTATGTAATCTTCAAATGTGTTTGCCTGGCGGTTTGTTAACTTCACATTTCTGTCCTTTGGTTTTAGATTCCAAGGACTAGGATTCGCATTGGTGATGCTTATCTCTGAAGTGTGGAGTGGAATTAAGAATGTGGAGATTTTTTTGTCTTGGATTCTAAAACAAGTTGTGGGCCATTGCTAGATTAAGTGACACCATTTGCTAACTTGTGAAAGCACATTAAAAGTGAGTTAtgtttggaaaagaaattcCCTCATACAGTTGTTGAAACATTAACCCTTTTTTATCTAATCAACACACACGCCTACCTCGATTAATCTAACAGGATAACTCCTTTGTCTCTACAATATTTGGGTATATTTAATTGAAGGAAACTCGGTGAATATTAGACCCTTcaagttttttctaaaagacaTTAGTATAATCTTCAAATTCTCGGTGGCTGGACTAGTAAAGGGGAGCGCTTGGCTTGTTGTTTTCAACATCTCCATTTCTTACTACAAGCCCGCTTGTTCCAAATTACATCctggtttccttttttaagACTTTGACTTGTGTCAAACTGCTAAACGAGTAAAGTTGAATTACTATGCTGCCCATGCACACTGTTTGATATTCAatgagttttcttgacaacCAAGTATGGTAGAGTCAAAACAATTGTCTCATGAGAATTGGCATGGTGTACACAGTATTACTATGTTGTCCATTTGTTTTACCAAATTAGGTTCTGGTTTATGTTATTATGACTTATGTCAAACTGCTAAACAAGTAAAGTTGGTATTACTATGCTGCCCATGCGTGGTGTTTGATACTCTACAAGATTTCTTTgcaacaaaatatagtaaagtcAAACAATTGTCTTGTGAGAACTGACATATGAACACTCGttgataataaaagaaaacaagaattacACCACTTTACACCACTTCTGCGGGCCTCGACAAACTACTTTTATTTGTAGCAGCAGGATAGAGGGGTGGTAAAACATCAACCATCAGAGAAAGAGTGTACTATTCAGTCCCAGCCTGAGCCAGAAACAACCGGAGAGGTGACAAAGATGGACAAGGAGGCTGAATCGTCTAAAGTGAGTCCTGCATGTACTACAAGCTACCAGTTTTTTGGCTGCAGGAGGTCAAGGCGTACTCTAACTGAGGTTATGATTGCTAACATCTTCCTACACAGGTTTACTTACTTCGTTTCAAGCTTTTCATAAGCGACTTTCTTCTTCAGgctgaaaaggaagaaaggagAATACGAAGGATTTTAGCGAACAGAGAGTCAGCCCGGCAGACAATTCGGCGTAGGCAGGTTCATAGAATTTCTTCTTAAGATAaatttttgagttttatttttcaaattttgtatcatatatttaatatgtCTAGGACAtcattgtgatattttatcaTGCAAATATGTTTATTGAAGATGAATGTTATTGAAAACccttctttcttgttttcattcttttgttGGATGGATTTCTATATATTACTCTAAACCATCTGTGGATGTCTTTGGTAAACTTGTATGGTCACAGTAGAGAGGAGACTTAGGCTCTAAACCAAGAATTTAACATTACTCTAATTCTAAACATGAtaactaataaaaatggttgtcaaaattaaatctctctctcttgatTGCTATACTGTTGGAAGTTATTTGTTCTTCAACTTGCTTGCTATACTTTTGGAAGTTATTTTTGTGATTAACCGTACACCATACTCATATTGTCAGTGCAATGTAACTGGTGTCGGCTTCTTCACAGTCCAACTTTAATCCTCAGTAACAAGTTCAAGGGAGATTAACATCCTTACTTGGTCTAGGGAAAGAAAATACCAGGTGTTTTTATTCTTCGACACCGTCAAGAAAGGGTTAACAATGTCAGTTAAGTGTGCcattatgatttaatttattacaaaGAAAGTAGTAGCTATAAGATTATTCTGAATCATTGCCTTACAAGTGAAGTGATCAAAGTCTCCATGAATGAATTGGTTGAATGGATATTTTTCACAGTTTTGTACTTGTCCGTGTTACATTGTTGCTTTATTCAAATTGCTTTTGCATTTAATGGCTCATTTTATTATGCAGGCTCTATGCGAGGAATTAACTAGAAAGGCTGCTGATCTGGCAtgggaaaatgaaaatctaaAGAGGGTAGGCATTCACGAAAATGatactattttcttctctacccccaaaacaccaaaaaaaaaaaaaaaaaaaaaacaaacaaaggacccatttatattcttttaacttttctgTTTGTCATAATCTTTATTTACCTTCAACAATCAAGGAAAAGGAGGTGGCCCTGAAAGAGTACCAGTCCCTGGAGACTACTAACAAGGAATTAAAGGAACAGGTAGGATGGGGTTGCATTTAAGAAGTGTGTGTGTGGTCATGGTCTTACGATATCTCCCAACAAATTCACTTGCTCGCTCGTTTGTGTCTAGTTGGCTGAAGCAGTAAAGCCGAAGGTGGAGGAGATCCCAGGAAACCATAGATCGTCTCATGTTCAGATGCCTCCTTTACCTACCAACTGCCCTCTTTTCTTGTTTAGTCGCCTTCCATATTTCTGGCCATCTGTGGTTCAATCTACAAGTTCCTATCATGAACTACCCAATGTCGTCGTTGTCCCGTCAAGTATTAATCCTCCTGCTAATAATAATGCTTCTGTGTCTGGCTCTTCCCAGACACAAGAAAACTTTACGAATGGCACCGGCTCGAGAGCACCATTGTGCATATTACCACCTTATTCTTGGTTGTTACCTCATCATGATTTTAGGAACCAACAGAGTCCTCAAATCTGGTTTCCTGCTGGAAATGATCAAGAGGGTGTTTATTCGAAATCCCAAAATAGTGCTATTACTTCAAAAGATGTCCGTGCAGAAAGCAGACATTCTTCTTTGCCTTCAGCCGAAGAAGAAAACGAAGCTCCTGACTTGAATGAAGCTCCCAGTTTAGATGAATCTTCAAATCCAAAGGATGATACTCAGAACACAGTTGGAGTAGCTGTGGAGGGATTCGATACCAATGCAAGAGCTCCAGTTAGAAAAGTGCTTTCTCCTGTAAGACTTGAATGTATTGAACCCAGTTCCGCTGCCACACTAGATAACTGGAACGAAGATGATCATGGTGTGTCATCAAGAACGTGTGATGATTTGTGTTATTTTGCAGAAAGAAGGCATGAACCAGAGGTAGTCCCTTGTAAGAAAACCGTAGATGCAATGGCCGCAACTGAGGCCAGGAGGAGGAGGAAAGAACTAACAAAGTTAAAGAACCTTTACGCCCGTCAATGCCGTATGCAATCTTGATCCACATGGCCAGTTAGTTTGGCAACAGTTTGCTGTCACACAGCAATCTTATGTGTTAAAGTCCTGTATTCCATTGGCTTTTGTTGCCAGAGGCAGGCCACAGAGCAATGAGACGTAGCCAGAGTTCTGACTTCACTTCAGCTTTCTTGTCCAGGCGTACATTGTGCATTCCAGAGCTCATAGCACATCAAGATCTTGGTGCTGGAGATAGGTAGTGGTAAAGATGATTTAGGCACAATTTGCTTACAAATGAAATGAGAGAGGTACTAGGACTAAAACGCTGATTAGTTCAAAGAGCTTTGAATTGGATTTGGTAGGGCAACATAGAAGAGGAGGTAAGTGTaagaattttgtatttaaatatttctatgGTTACTTCGAAGACCCTTGTTATTGGGTTGGCTTACACTTCTTCAATGAAGTGAAGCATAAGAATGGAGTGTATGGAGATCTGTTAGTTACTTTATTAAGAAGCAAGGAACAGTTagggggaaaaaaaatgtaaaaagcCAAATGGAAATCTGACACTTCTCTAAAAAACTTGATCATGTATACTTCATACATATTATAATCATTGCCATAGTGACTTTAGGCTTTGGTTTCTtaagattttagtttttcaaaatcaagtttataaatagagtatactaatttaaaatattttgttggtaaaCTAgcttaaatgattaaaatactagtgttgaaaatataatactGATTTCACTCCTTTCATTAAGATGCAAACGATAGTTTACACTCAGTTTTCTTAAACTTAACCTAAATTATAGAATTTCTACGAAGGATTTGTATTCTATTATTGACTTGTAAcatgaattatatatttttacaatgaGCTAAGATGTTAATATTTGGGGTGCATTCA of the Cucumis sativus cultivar 9930 chromosome 3, Cucumber_9930_V3, whole genome shotgun sequence genome contains:
- the LOC101210869 gene encoding IQ domain-containing protein IQM3 gives rise to the protein MEVHSQPLSTSLNHTSFPHSLNSSAIYDPPSENHQSSSSGNSPVIGTSESDAFEMPFSSDGDPLPTQMVNRDGGDDLGLAALKLQKMYRSYRTRRLLEDSADPPSENHQSSSSGESPVIATSESDAFEMPFSSDGDPLPTQMINRDGGDDVNTALQLSAVKLQKVYRSYRTRRLLADSAVVAEELWWLALDYARLNHSTISFFNYLKPETAASRWNRITMNASKVGKGLSKDAKAQKLAFQHWIEAIDPRHRYGHSLHLYYEEWCKAKAGQPFFYWLDVGEGKDVDLKECPRSKLRQQTIKYLGPQEREHYEYVVVDGKIVHKQSGTFLDTKRGPKGTKWIFVMSTLKRLYAGEKKKGAFHHSSFLAGGATLAAGRLEVDDGVLKAISAYSGHYKPTDDNLDIFLKFLEENGVVLKDVEVNRANDDLESYDDLKSVGGGQMKADFMNKLEALDIKTIEEVGGADISSKSAQISQAGGKTEYKRTLSGGLKSPKADVPEKAILKRINSKKTVNSYQLGHQLLLKWTTGAGPRIGCVADYPVELRVQALELVNLSPRTPPTPPDWKRMVAFPTPTTPTAKDIFNADDSFNF
- the LOC101210630 gene encoding uncharacterized protein LOC101210630 isoform X2 gives rise to the protein METRKLSLIIHTRSLSLSLSPFFYFSSAMGSLPLTLMAASSSKCSDGTTSSGLSSSSSSSSSSSSSSSMSSSMAKAADQMVKVEIEAAEALAGLAVLAVRETGTQPFQTKWGIKGKGKRARKEVKTESPTSGFADSLPARADLDLRIEQDRGVVKHQPSEKECTIQSQPEPETTGEVTKMDKEAESSKVSPACTTSYQFFGCRRSRRTLTEAEKEERRIRRILANRESARQTIRRRQALCEELTRKAADLAWENENLKREKEVALKEYQSLETTNKELKEQLAEAVKPKVEEIPGNHRSSHVQMPPLPTNCPLFLFSRLPYFWPSVVQSTSSYHELPNVVVVPSSINPPANNNASVSGSSQTQENFTNGTGSRAPLCILPPYSWLLPHHDFRNQQSPQIWFPAGNDQEGVYSKSQNSAITSKDVRAESRHSSLPSAEEENEAPDLNEAPSLDESSNPKDDTQNTVGVAVEGFDTNARAPVRKVLSPVRLECIEPSSAATLDNWNEDDHGVSSRTCDDLCYFAERRHEPEVVPCKKTVDAMAATEARRRRKELTKLKNLYARQCRMQS
- the LOC101210630 gene encoding uncharacterized protein LOC101210630 isoform X3: METRKLSLIIHTRSLSLSLSPFFYFSSAMGSLPLTLMAASSSKCSDGTTSSGLSSSSSSSSSSSSSSSMSSSMAKAADQMVKVEIEAAEALAGLAVLAVRETGTQPFQTKWGIKGKGKRARKEVKTESPTSGFADSLPARADLDLRIEDRGVVKHQPSEKECTIQSQPEPETTGEVTKMDKEAESSKVSPACTTSYQFFGCRRSRRTLTEAEKEERRIRRILANRESARQTIRRRQALCEELTRKAADLAWENENLKREKEVALKEYQSLETTNKELKEQLAEAVKPKVEEIPGNHRSSHVQMPPLPTNCPLFLFSRLPYFWPSVVQSTSSYHELPNVVVVPSSINPPANNNASVSGSSQTQENFTNGTGSRAPLCILPPYSWLLPHHDFRNQQSPQIWFPAGNDQEGVYSKSQNSAITSKDVRAESRHSSLPSAEEENEAPDLNEAPSLDESSNPKDDTQNTVGVAVEGFDTNARAPVRKVLSPVRLECIEPSSAATLDNWNEDDHGVSSRTCDDLCYFAERRHEPEVVPCKKTVDAMAATEARRRRKELTKLKNLYARQCRMQS
- the LOC101210630 gene encoding uncharacterized protein LOC101210630 isoform X1 yields the protein METRKLSLIIHTRSLSLSLSPFFYFSSAMGSLPLTLMAASSSKCSDGTTSSGLSSSSSSSSSSSSSSSMSSSMAKAADQMVKVEIEAAEALAGLAVLAVRETGTQPFQTKWGIKGKGKRARKEVKTESPTSGFADSLPARADLDLRIEQQDRGVVKHQPSEKECTIQSQPEPETTGEVTKMDKEAESSKVSPACTTSYQFFGCRRSRRTLTEAEKEERRIRRILANRESARQTIRRRQALCEELTRKAADLAWENENLKREKEVALKEYQSLETTNKELKEQLAEAVKPKVEEIPGNHRSSHVQMPPLPTNCPLFLFSRLPYFWPSVVQSTSSYHELPNVVVVPSSINPPANNNASVSGSSQTQENFTNGTGSRAPLCILPPYSWLLPHHDFRNQQSPQIWFPAGNDQEGVYSKSQNSAITSKDVRAESRHSSLPSAEEENEAPDLNEAPSLDESSNPKDDTQNTVGVAVEGFDTNARAPVRKVLSPVRLECIEPSSAATLDNWNEDDHGVSSRTCDDLCYFAERRHEPEVVPCKKTVDAMAATEARRRRKELTKLKNLYARQCRMQS